In Clostridium swellfunianum, a genomic segment contains:
- the glcT gene encoding glucose PTS transporter transcription antiterminator GlcT yields the protein MRTITDSAIVVKVYNNNIVSVDMNGVERILFNKGIGFGKRIGDVIQKGTEIEKIFVIEDKDNLRSFEQVVNSVDEEFLSLCEKMISFIASELKEDLDERIHVALVDHLNFAVKRLSNQEVIENPFIMEVKALYSQEYMLAEKVAQMLQEETKITIPDSEIGFIALHIHSARNNGRLSTILRSTQLINLVIQYTEQQLQLKIDKTSLDYARFLTHLRFAIKRILLNIPITNDFIRQIKSKYKLSYKVAKGVSKILTERLEKDVPESETAYLAMHIERLRIATLES from the coding sequence ATGAGAACAATTACTGATTCAGCCATTGTGGTGAAGGTTTACAACAATAATATAGTTTCTGTGGACATGAATGGAGTTGAACGAATACTTTTTAACAAAGGTATTGGTTTTGGCAAAAGGATTGGTGACGTTATACAAAAAGGAACTGAAATTGAAAAGATATTTGTCATTGAGGATAAAGATAACTTAAGAAGCTTCGAGCAGGTAGTAAATAGTGTTGATGAGGAGTTTTTATCACTATGTGAAAAGATGATATCCTTTATAGCAAGCGAGCTAAAAGAAGATTTGGATGAAAGAATACACGTTGCGCTGGTTGATCACCTAAACTTTGCAGTAAAAAGACTTTCAAACCAAGAGGTAATAGAAAATCCATTTATCATGGAAGTAAAAGCCCTGTATTCTCAGGAATATATGCTTGCTGAAAAAGTTGCTCAAATGCTTCAAGAAGAAACCAAGATAACTATTCCAGACAGCGAAATTGGCTTTATAGCTCTTCACATTCACTCCGCTAGAAACAATGGAAGGCTGTCTACAATACTAAGAAGCACTCAGCTTATAAATCTTGTAATACAGTACACAGAGCAGCAGCTGCAGCTTAAAATCGATAAAACTTCTTTAGATTATGCCAGATTTTTAACCCATTTACGCTTTGCAATTAAAAGAATTCTGCTTAACATACCTATAACAAATGACTTTATAAGGCAGATAAAATCCAAATATAAGCTGTCCTATAAGGTAGCCAAAGGAGTATCAAAGATACTAACGGAAAGGCTTGAAAAAGACGTTCCTGAAAGTGAAACAGCTTACTTAGCCATGCACATAGAAAGGCTAAGAATTGCAACCTTGGAATCATAA
- a CDS encoding superoxide dismutase family protein: MSFNQYQCSYLNNYYYGWRSSTDMPVKQTRAAANMVAGPLAPNLRGIVTFKDVTGGVEVSVEVYGLPPYQPAEEGKPPIGPHGFHLHEKGICVVGNPAEPFMAAGGHWNPTNEPHGNHAGDFPVLFSNNGYARMNFFTNKFSVAQIIGKAVIIHESPDDYRSQPAGAAGRRLACGVIKSA; encoded by the coding sequence ATGAGTTTTAATCAATATCAATGCTCTTATTTAAATAATTATTACTATGGCTGGAGAAGCAGTACGGATATGCCTGTGAAACAGACAAGAGCTGCAGCTAATATGGTTGCAGGACCCTTGGCACCTAATCTTAGAGGAATTGTAACCTTTAAGGATGTTACAGGCGGAGTAGAGGTTTCCGTGGAGGTTTATGGACTGCCGCCTTATCAGCCAGCAGAAGAAGGAAAGCCGCCTATAGGCCCTCATGGCTTTCATCTGCATGAAAAAGGAATTTGCGTTGTAGGCAATCCTGCGGAGCCTTTTATGGCTGCAGGAGGGCACTGGAATCCAACCAATGAGCCGCATGGCAATCATGCAGGGGATTTTCCAGTTCTCTTTTCAAACAATGGCTATGCAAGAATGAACTTCTTTACAAATAAGTTCAGCGTGGCTCAGATTATTGGCAAGGCTGTAATAATACATGAAAGCCCGGATGATTACAGATCGCAGCCTGCTGGAGCAGCAGGCAGAAGGCTAGCCTGTGGTGTTATTAAGTCTGCTTAG
- a CDS encoding MBL fold metallo-hydrolase, whose protein sequence is MDIIKVKGNTFCIDTGMTYIPFYKINEQEIIMLDTGWKRGEREGIEKVLEENSFKVAAILNSHAHIDHIGNNAYLKEKYNCLIAMSAYEAHICSSEVNLKLYYSSQTLKDVKGHYGHMVCKTDVVIENDQDSVELCGINFKIIHTPGHSPAHICIITPDDVAYLGDCLISYEVMQGAKMPYAFILSEDMKSKAKLYDLKCSKYVVAHKGMYEDIKKLIDDNIDFYESRANSIYEVIEGSMTMEDIMKAVIKSFRIRVENVNRYFFIERMLRSYVEYLYEIEKLKLTMDNGFLKYTK, encoded by the coding sequence ATGGACATAATTAAAGTTAAAGGGAATACCTTTTGCATTGATACAGGCATGACCTACATACCTTTTTATAAAATTAATGAGCAAGAAATAATAATGCTGGACACAGGCTGGAAAAGAGGCGAGCGTGAGGGAATAGAGAAGGTTCTTGAAGAAAACAGCTTTAAGGTTGCCGCTATTTTAAATAGCCATGCTCACATAGATCACATTGGAAACAATGCATATCTTAAAGAAAAGTACAATTGCCTCATTGCCATGTCTGCCTATGAAGCACATATTTGCAGCTCTGAGGTTAATCTTAAGCTTTATTACAGCAGTCAGACCTTAAAGGATGTAAAAGGGCATTATGGACATATGGTTTGCAAGACAGATGTTGTTATAGAAAATGACCAAGACAGCGTAGAATTATGCGGCATTAACTTTAAAATTATACATACTCCTGGCCACAGTCCTGCACACATCTGTATTATAACTCCTGACGATGTTGCTTACCTGGGAGATTGTTTAATCAGCTATGAAGTAATGCAGGGAGCAAAAATGCCTTATGCCTTCATACTCAGCGAGGACATGAAGAGCAAAGCAAAGCTTTATGATTTAAAGTGCAGCAAGTATGTGGTAGCACACAAAGGCATGTATGAGGATATTAAAAAGCTTATTGATGACAATATAGATTTTTATGAAAGCAGAGCAAACAGCATATATGAAGTAATTGAGGGTTCTATGACTATGGAGGACATAATGAAAGCTGTCATTAAAAGCTTTCGCATTCGAGTTGAAAATGTAAATAGATACTTCTTTATCGAAAGAATGCTTAGATCTTATGTGGAGTATTTGTATGAGATAGAAAAATTAAAGTTAACTATGGATAATGGATTTTTAAAATATACAAAATAG
- a CDS encoding putative ABC transporter permease yields the protein MKKLSILGFVMGMIYFTAEGFWRGWTNIAMLFVGGLCCVLIGLLDEFPGKLKLKLWQQCILGTLIILTVEFVSGVILNLWLKLRIWDYSNSWGNIKGQVCVAYGLLWFLLTPFAIWLDDFLRWKLFGEEKPYDIKHIYRDLVRLR from the coding sequence ATGAAAAAGCTTTCTATATTAGGATTTGTCATGGGAATGATATATTTTACTGCAGAGGGCTTTTGGAGAGGCTGGACCAACATTGCCATGCTTTTTGTTGGAGGCTTGTGCTGCGTGCTTATTGGACTTTTGGATGAGTTTCCAGGGAAGCTTAAGCTGAAGCTTTGGCAGCAGTGCATATTAGGGACTTTAATAATTCTTACTGTAGAGTTTGTTTCAGGAGTTATTTTAAATCTATGGCTCAAGCTGCGAATTTGGGATTATTCAAACAGCTGGGGCAACATTAAGGGTCAGGTTTGCGTGGCCTATGGACTTTTATGGTTCCTTCTTACTCCCTTTGCCATATGGCTGGATGATTTTTTAAGGTGGAAGCTGTTTGGAGAAGAAAAACCCTATGACATTAAGCATATTTATAGGGATTTGGTAAGATTAAGATAG
- a CDS encoding MarR family winged helix-turn-helix transcriptional regulator, whose translation MQKAGITRVQWIALYYVKTNKLISQRGLSNLMAVKDSSAARLLDRLERDNLIERERNDADRREVYIKLTEKGDKLISSLIPIGTEFNDDLLDGIEEEELKIYEKVLKKMLSNIEK comes from the coding sequence CTGCAAAAAGCAGGTATTACACGGGTTCAATGGATTGCATTATACTATGTAAAAACAAATAAATTAATTTCGCAAAGAGGCTTGTCTAATCTTATGGCTGTAAAAGATTCAAGTGCAGCCAGGCTTCTTGACCGTTTGGAGAGAGATAATCTTATTGAAAGAGAACGAAATGACGCCGATAGAAGAGAAGTATATATAAAGCTTACTGAAAAAGGCGACAAGTTAATTTCAAGCTTAATACCTATTGGAACTGAGTTCAACGATGACCTTTTGGATGGAATAGAGGAAGAGGAGCTTAAGATTTACGAAAAAGTATTAAAAAAGATGCTTTCAAATATCGAAAAATAA
- a CDS encoding carboxymuconolactone decarboxylase family protein — translation MAYNVREMLNSFVGGLENLAATNPENVNAFMGLLGTTYEPKFLDLKTKELMSVAIGCYNRCEYCIVYHAYKAFEAGATKEEIIEAAMVSVAFGGGPSMAYSVTLLQECIKEFEGDFK, via the coding sequence ATGGCTTATAATGTTAGAGAAATGTTAAATTCATTTGTTGGAGGTCTTGAAAATTTAGCAGCAACTAATCCAGAAAATGTAAATGCTTTCATGGGACTGCTAGGAACTACATACGAACCAAAATTTCTTGATTTAAAAACAAAGGAATTAATGAGTGTTGCAATTGGCTGCTACAACAGATGTGAATACTGCATAGTATACCATGCGTACAAAGCTTTTGAAGCAGGTGCAACAAAGGAAGAAATAATAGAAGCAGCTATGGTTTCAGTTGCTTTTGGCGGAGGACCATCAATGGCATATTCAGTAACCTTGCTTCAAGAATGCATTAAAGAGTTTGAGGGAGATTTTAAATAA
- the lpdA gene encoding dihydrolipoyl dehydrogenase, which yields MKYNLEIEKLSGHDSSGKVGKINKKAGDAVSSGDVIFTIESGKGTMKYTSKYKGILEELTIDEGDTIKKGQVIGRIEGELVSEPGASMPQQRTQQETRKTTYSFGLAKPAVKTYETEVAVVGGGPGGYVAAIRAAQGGKKVVLIEENRLGGTCLNHGCIPTKALVSSVEVIEKIRHAESFGLEALEVKFSLDKIMKRKDEVVNTLVSGIEHLMEVNQIEYISGRAEVKDLETLTVKNKSTDAVIKFKKLIIAAGSKPSSLPIEGADSKDILTSQDLLELKEVPASITIIGGGVIGMEFAFIYNALGAKVNVVEYFPQILNTMDEDVIEVIKASAIQRGINIYESAKAVSIKTALDGTKIVEVSENNEAKYLISEKVAMAVGRKANLEALDLAKLNVELNEKCNGIKVDGYMRTSNPNVYAIGDITNIIQLAHVASHQGIVAADHINGVENEMHYDLVPSAIFTAPEIGHIGLTEKEALSQKLDYVAGKFPFMANGKAQAMGQVEGFVKLIGSRETGKILGGTIVGVHGTDMLSTISNIIASGMTMDKAAHVIYAHPTAAESIHEALLSLDGRGIHFA from the coding sequence ATGAAGTACAATTTAGAGATAGAAAAGCTTTCAGGCCACGACAGCTCTGGAAAGGTTGGAAAGATAAATAAAAAGGCGGGAGATGCTGTAAGCTCTGGAGATGTGATTTTTACAATTGAGTCTGGCAAGGGAACCATGAAATATACTTCAAAATACAAGGGTATTTTAGAGGAGTTAACCATAGACGAAGGAGATACCATAAAGAAAGGTCAAGTTATTGGAAGAATTGAAGGTGAATTGGTTAGTGAGCCAGGAGCTTCAATGCCTCAGCAAAGAACTCAGCAAGAGACTAGAAAGACAACTTATTCCTTTGGGCTTGCTAAGCCAGCGGTTAAAACCTATGAGACTGAGGTAGCTGTTGTTGGAGGGGGCCCTGGAGGTTATGTTGCTGCTATTAGAGCGGCTCAGGGCGGCAAAAAAGTAGTGCTTATTGAGGAAAACAGACTTGGAGGCACTTGCTTGAATCATGGATGCATTCCTACAAAAGCTCTTGTAAGCAGCGTTGAGGTTATAGAAAAGATAAGACACGCTGAAAGCTTTGGGCTTGAAGCTTTAGAGGTGAAGTTTTCACTTGATAAGATAATGAAAAGAAAAGATGAAGTAGTAAATACCTTAGTGTCCGGAATTGAGCATTTAATGGAGGTTAACCAGATAGAGTATATTAGCGGCAGAGCAGAGGTTAAGGATTTGGAAACCTTAACTGTGAAAAATAAATCAACAGACGCAGTTATCAAATTTAAAAAGCTCATTATAGCTGCAGGCTCTAAGCCATCTTCTCTTCCAATTGAAGGTGCTGACAGTAAGGATATTCTTACTAGCCAGGATTTATTGGAATTAAAAGAGGTACCTGCCTCTATTACAATTATTGGCGGCGGAGTTATTGGAATGGAATTTGCCTTTATTTACAATGCTTTAGGAGCAAAGGTAAATGTAGTTGAATATTTCCCACAGATTTTAAACACTATGGATGAGGATGTTATAGAAGTTATAAAAGCCTCTGCTATTCAAAGAGGAATAAATATATATGAAAGTGCTAAGGCGGTATCCATTAAAACAGCTTTAGATGGAACAAAAATTGTTGAAGTTAGTGAAAATAACGAAGCAAAGTATTTAATCAGCGAAAAAGTAGCAATGGCAGTTGGAAGAAAAGCAAACTTAGAAGCTCTTGACTTAGCAAAGCTTAATGTGGAGCTAAATGAAAAGTGCAATGGCATTAAGGTTGACGGTTATATGAGAACAAGCAATCCAAATGTATATGCTATTGGAGATATAACAAATATTATTCAATTGGCACATGTAGCTTCTCATCAAGGAATAGTTGCTGCTGATCATATAAACGGAGTAGAAAATGAGATGCACTACGACCTAGTGCCAAGTGCAATATTTACAGCACCAGAGATTGGGCACATTGGGCTTACTGAAAAAGAAGCACTTTCTCAAAAACTGGATTATGTTGCAGGAAAGTTCCCTTTTATGGCAAACGGAAAGGCTCAAGCTATGGGACAAGTAGAAGGTTTCGTAAAGCTTATTGGAAGCAGGGAAACAGGAAAAATACTAGGAGGCACAATCGTTGGTGTGCATGGCACTGACATGCTAAGCACTATAAGTAATATCATAGCTTCAGGTATGACTATGGATAAGGCTGCCCATGTGATTTATGCTCACCCAACAGCAGCGGAATCCATTCATGAGGCCTTGCTAAGCCTTGATGGAAGAGGGATTCATTTTGCATAA